The Arachis hypogaea cultivar Tifrunner chromosome 14, arahy.Tifrunner.gnm2.J5K5, whole genome shotgun sequence genome has a segment encoding these proteins:
- the LOC140178609 gene encoding uncharacterized protein has product MGVEEMVAMFLHIIAHDVKIRVIKRQFVRSEETISRRFNDVLLAILRCHNLLLKKPQPFSQDRMDERWKWFKNCLGALDGTHIKVNVLEADKPRYRNRKGDITTNVLGVVAPDMQFIYVLAGWEGSAADSRVLRDALFRNGFSVPQGHYYLCDAGYMNCEGFLAPYRGQKYHLSEFNPHNQSSTAQEFFNMKYSQARNVIERHLEYESKMENLREDHLLYEILGLHNHIRRVMVVDPIDEMEDQNILGVDGETIHYIETSDAWGRWRDQLAQEMWNQWRRRHHAR; this is encoded by the exons ATGGGTGTGGAAGAAATGGTTGCcatgtttttacatattatagCACATGACGTCAAAATTAGAGTAATAAAGAGACAATTTGTGAGATCTGAAGAAACAATTAGTAGGCGATTTAATGATGTATTACTTGCTATTTTGAGATGTCATAATCTCTTATTGAAGAAACCTCAACCATTTAGCCAAGATAGAATGGATGAACGATGGAAATGGTTCAAG aattgtCTAGGAGCCTTAGATGGTACTCACATCAAAGTCAATGTCCTTGAGGCTGATAAGCCTAGATATCGAAACAGAAAAGGTGACATAACAACCAATGTGCTTGGAGTGGTTGCTCCTGATATGCAATTTATCTACGTATTGGCAGGTTGGGAGGGTTCAGCTGCGGATTCTAGGGTATTGCGAGATGCACTATTTCGTAATGGGTTTAGTGTTCCCCAAG GTCATTACTACTTATGTGATGCTGGATACATGAATTGTGAAGGATTTTTGGCACCTTATAGAGGACAAAAATATCATTTGAGTGAGTTTAATCCACATAATCAATCCAGTACAGCTCAAGAGTTTTTTAATATGAAATACTCACAAGCTAGGAATGTCATTGAAAGGCATTTGGAGTATGAAAGCAAGATGGAAAATTTAAGGGAAGATCATTTATTATATGAAATACTCGGCTTGCATAATCATATTAGAAGAGTGATGGTTGTGGATCCTATTGATGAGATGGAAGATCAAAATATacttggagtagatggtgagacgATCCACTATATTGAGACAAGTGATGCTTGGGGTAGATGGAGAGATCAACTTGCACAAGAAATGTGGAACCAATGGAGGAGAAGACATCATGCtcgataa